Proteins encoded in a region of the Deltaproteobacteria bacterium genome:
- a CDS encoding amidohydrolase, with product MPILVLFSSIGWAQSPVSSPLGPDIDRLAKEVEGSVIEWRRDIHQNPELSNREFRTSKIVEGHLRKLGLEVKTKVAHTGVVGILRGQKDTPVIALRADMDALPITELVEVPFASKNKGVMHACGHDSHTAILMGVAEILTKMRDRLPGTIKFIFQPSEEGAPPGEEGGAALMIKEGVLESPKPDAIFGLHVATVPTGVIGIREGGAMASADRFKIVVKGKGSHGAMPWLGMDPIVIASQIVMGLQTIVSRQTDLTATPAVVTVGMIKGGTRHNIIPAEVEMEGTIRVFESKIRLKLHEQVKKTASSIAESAGATADVSVFLDGPIVYNDPKLTTRMIPTLQRIAGPGKVGPHPQLTAGDDFAFYQEKVPGIYYFLGVLPPGKKPFPPHTPYFFVDEKALIFGVRTMANLAVDFLVDFTGNK from the coding sequence ATGCCCATCCTTGTGCTTTTCTCCAGTATCGGTTGGGCGCAGTCTCCGGTCAGCAGTCCGCTGGGTCCGGATATCGACCGATTGGCCAAGGAGGTGGAAGGCAGCGTGATTGAGTGGCGGCGGGATATACACCAGAATCCGGAGCTCTCCAATCGGGAGTTCAGAACTTCGAAAATTGTAGAGGGGCATCTGCGAAAGCTCGGACTGGAGGTGAAAACTAAGGTCGCCCACACGGGGGTTGTGGGGATTCTGCGAGGGCAGAAGGATACCCCGGTGATCGCTCTCCGGGCGGATATGGACGCACTCCCGATAACGGAGTTGGTGGAAGTGCCTTTTGCCTCTAAGAATAAAGGGGTGATGCATGCCTGTGGTCACGATAGCCACACCGCCATACTCATGGGAGTGGCTGAAATCCTGACGAAGATGCGAGACCGCTTGCCCGGAACGATAAAATTTATCTTCCAGCCGTCAGAAGAAGGGGCCCCTCCGGGAGAAGAAGGGGGAGCCGCTCTTATGATCAAAGAAGGAGTGCTTGAATCACCCAAGCCCGATGCTATTTTTGGCCTCCATGTGGCCACAGTTCCGACCGGGGTAATCGGAATCCGGGAAGGAGGGGCGATGGCCAGCGCGGATAGGTTTAAGATCGTCGTGAAAGGGAAGGGGTCTCACGGAGCCATGCCCTGGCTGGGAATGGATCCCATCGTGATTGCTTCCCAGATAGTCATGGGACTGCAAACCATCGTAAGCAGACAGACCGATCTCACCGCCACCCCCGCAGTAGTGACCGTTGGAATGATCAAGGGAGGCACCCGGCATAACATTATCCCAGCCGAAGTGGAGATGGAGGGAACGATCCGGGTCTTTGAATCCAAAATCCGGCTGAAGTTGCATGAACAAGTAAAAAAGACGGCCAGCTCTATTGCCGAGTCGGCCGGGGCGACTGCCGATGTCTCCGTTTTTTTAGACGGACCCATCGTCTATAATGATCCGAAACTGACCACCCGCATGATCCCCACCCTTCAAAGGATTGCCGGACCCGGAAAGGTGGGGCCACACCCCCAACTCACTGCAGGGGATGATTTCGCTTTCTATCAGGAAAAAGTCCCGGGAATATATTATTTCCTTGGCGTTCTCCCGCCAGGAAAGAAGCCGTTTCCCCCCCATACCCCTTATTTCTTTGTGGATGAGAAGGCCCTGATTTTCGGGGTTCGCACTATGGCGAATTTGGCGGTAGATTTCTTGGTAGATTTTACAGGTAATAAATGA